A segment of the Peptoclostridium acidaminophilum DSM 3953 genome:
CGTCCTATTTTAATAATAATTCCTAAAAACTCAATTAAGTACTACTGTTATCAACGGACCTAGGGAACGTCGCTACGTTCCACTGAATAGATATACATGTACGCATTTTGTACAATCGCGCATGCGCACTGCCTTCACTTTCCTTTGCAACAAAAAACAGAGTACCAATCCACTATTGATACTCTGTCTGATTTCTCAATCCAGAGGCTGTCCAGATATAATCCTTTTGCCTGAGAATTTCACATTCCATGTGTGAATGGTTATGTTTGTCCCTTCGGCGGCCGTTAGGCTCTCTCCTATATCCTTCGTCCAGTATTGAACTATTAACTTTTATATTTATAATTATATGGGTTTTCATCAAGTTTTTCAATAACTTTTTGAAACATACTCTATCAGATATTTTTTTAAAGTCCATTCACTTTTTTATAGCAGTCAAATTCTATTTGATTGCCGGCTGCAGTCTTCAAAAAATATTTTTTTAAATATTGACTTGAAATAATAATTAATTAGGTATATTATTTGAAGTATAAAATTCTATAATTTTTTCTTATGCAAAACCCAAATGACTGCAGTGTGAGATATCCGGACCGGATGGCCGAAGATGCAATACAAAATGTTTAGCCGACTTTTTGTAGAAACTTTCAGGCAAACGTATCGCTGCAAGATGGGACTCTGAAGAGACCGCATCGCTTATTTTACGAGGCTGGCGGCACCGAAGGGGATACATGCCGGCAGGCATATAAGCTCTCAGGTAAAGATAACAGGGGTATGGAAAGGCTTTTTCTTCTTATGCCTTTTTATACCTTTTCTTTGTTTTGTTTTATAAAATCATACTTTTGCAAAATCTTTCTCCACTAAAACGCCATAGCATAATGTAACCCGGATTACAGAATTCTTAAAATTCTGTGGGATCCATTGTTTTTGTGTTGGTATTTATGTCAGGAGGAATTTTGCGCCATGTTAACTAATAATAGAAATAAATATGTGAGCCCTTTTATAAAATGGGCAAAAGATGAAAAACATCTTTTGAATGAAATCGAAAAATTTATTCCCGGAAAATTCACAAGCTACAGGGAGCCTTTTTTTGGGAGGCGGAGCTTTGCTCTTCCACCTTCAACCTCAAAACGCAGTCCTGAATGCCGTCAATAACGAGCTCGTCAACTTATATACAGTTATAAGGGACCAAGTGGAGCTTTTAATTGACGACCTTAAAAAGCATGTCAACGAAAAGGAATACTTCTACAACATAAGGTCTTTTGATCGAAACGGAAAAATCGATGACCTTTCAGACGTTGAAAGAGCTTCGAGAATAATATATCTCAACAAAACCTGCTTCAACGGTTTTTTCAAGACAAACGAGTGTGGACAGTTTGATGCCCCGTTTGGCTCGTACAAAAATCCTAAGATAGTGAATAAAATCATACTCAGATCAGTAAGCGAATATTTCAACAGGAACAATATAACATTCACTAACACAAGCTTTGAAGATGCTCTTCAGGATATAGAAAAAGGAGCTTTCGTATATCTGGCTCCCCCATCTGTTCCTGTATCTGACAATTCAAAGTTTGCCAACGGCTTTACGAGAGAAGACCATATGAAGCTCAGAGAGCTTTGCGACTACCTGACTTCAAGGGAGATCAACTTTTTGCTTTCCAACTCTTCCGATTCTTTTGTTCATGACCTGTATCGGGATTACAATATAGAAATAATAGAAATAGGAAGAAACATTAATTCCATATCTTCAAAAAGAGGTCAAATCGAAGAAGTTCTTATAAGAAATTATAAATAGATTGCCGTAATTTCATTTAAGTTGCTCCGGAAATTTTCCGGTTGAGGCATTAATTTATAAAAAGAAAAAGGAGATGTTTTTTATGCTTAAGAAAATAAAAATAAACCTTAACGTAATGGAGTCTATGCTTTACTACTGGGAAGCTACTAATGAAAAAGAAAAAGTTGGAGAGGCTTTTATAAAAGCCGTAGCCGGAGCTCCGGAAATGAAGCTTACTTATGGTGCTGATTTCGACGAAGAGTCTGCAAGAAAAGGCCTAAGTGCTATTTCAAACAGAGAGCCCTTCACTCCTAAAAGCAGAAACGAAGGCCGTTTCTGGAACGACAACATGTGGATGCTTGAGGACATGGACTATATGAGAGCTATAATGCAGCCTCTTAAAGTGCTTAATGTTGATTCTGTTATTGAAGAAGTAAATTCAAAAGGCGATTTTGGAATTGAAGAAGTAGAAGTTATATTCCTTCCTCTTCACCTTAAGCCTTATTACACTGTTGGAAACAAGCTTATCATAAACTTCTTCACTGTTAAGCCTGACCGAGTTGAGTCTAAGCCTGTAGTTGTAGGCAACGTTGAGCTTGATCTTGAGTCAAGGGAATTCGTAAAAATAGAAGATCTTAAGACTTTCATAGCTTCAAAGCTAATGGAGCTTAAGTAATAATCAATCCATTTAACTGAAATCGCACGCAAAGAGAGCTCCTTAAACTGCTTTATGCAGCAAAAGGAGCTCTTTTTTTATGGGCATATACATTTTACTTGTCTGTTTTTATAGGCTTTCCTGCTTTGCCAGCTAAAATCAGCGCAAACGCGATAGCAAATATTGCCGCTACGCCGACATCTCCCATTATAATCAGCGTGGCTACTTTTGCCGGCAGAAAATTCGGAGAATATCTTATGGCGGCTGCAACAGCTGCACCTAAAGCAATGAGCATAAGTGTATGCTCTTTCTTTATTGACGACGCATACATAACCAGCATTGCACCGAGAATCCCCGGCAACGCATAGTTGAATGAGCCCAGAAGTGGAGCCGGTATTGTATTGACAATCAACTGTCCTGCTACCATCACCACTCCAAGTACGGCCAGATTGACTATGACGGATGATACCAGTGCAAATATTCCCGCCACCTCGGCCTTTTTGCTTCCGGGCTCTAACTCCATGGCGGACTGAACCGCACTTATGACTGGAAGCCGCATATTTCCAATGTTTCCGGAAAGGAATGAAATGTATGAACCGGCAGGGCCAAGAACCGGAAAATAAGAAATTGGCTCTACAATCCAAACTATCCCAACAAATCCCGCAATTGCCACAAGACCGGCTATTATGTTTTCAGAGCTTGGAACATATCCCAGTACAAACGTCAAATATGCCGGTATGGACAGTGAAAATATGAGTGCTGTCACAATTGTCAGCCTGCCCCAAAAGTGAACGTCTCTATTGAATTTATCAATTCTTTCATTGTTCATGATATCCCTCCTATCCTACAATGCTTCCTACTATCATTCCTGCAATTACAGCAAAGCCCATTGCCCATTCCTTCATCCACTTCATGGATTCATTGCGCGCAGCTGCAGTTTTAATGATGTACATGACAACCGCACCTGCCACTAGCGCTGCCAGAGGGGCTGCTGTGGAGCTCTCCAGTCCCTTACTTACCTCCTTGTAACTAAGCGTAAGGAAAATAACAAACGGAGCAAATGTAGACATATATCCAATAATCAGCGGATTTGATCTTTGTGCAGCTTCATGGAAACTATCCAATTTCTTGTTTGTCAGCAGCACCATGATCAGCCAGCCTGATCCTCCAATGGTCATAACCCACGCAGCTGCCGACAGCATCTGCGGTGTAAAATCAGGTGTTGCTACAGTACCGGCGCTGCCAAGTTTGGCTGCAATCATCTCGAATGCAGCGGAGCCAATGACGCCTACACGAGCTAGAGTTATCGGACCTCCAATCTGGGCAATCAAGGCTACCGCGATTGCAAATACAGCCATTGCTGGTCCGAGAGTTCCAATCACCCCGATTCGAAGCGATTTACGGACTTCATCATCAGTCAGCACATTAGTGTCCTTTACAAAATGCTTAGCCAGTCTGTAGAAGATTAGTACCTGTACAACAACAACTGATATAATCGCCACTGACAGCACCCACATCATGGGACTGTTAGCGATTATTAACGTCTCCTTCATAAAAGTAAACCTCCTTTTCAGCATGTAGTATTGTTTTTTATACCCTAATCAACATTAACGCAAAAATGTTTCGCTTTTTACAATTAAAATAAATTCGATTAATAATAAAACACACCGCGTATTGGATTTTATTATCCAGTACTCGATGTGTTTTATACTGTTTCCATAACTCTTTAAATTAATCGCATAATTTCATTATTTTCGACCAGCTATTAGCCTTCGTATATGTTCTGACCCTTTGTTTCTGTTGTGAATAATGAAGCTGTAAAGCTTACTGCCATCAATGCTATTAAGACAAAATACGCTTTCTCGTATCCTACTGCCGGCGTAGCTTGATAGTTATCAAGAATTTTACCCATTATTACAGGCACAACAGCCGCTCCAAGGAAACCAATGCAGTTTACAACACCTGTCGCCATACCAGCAAGTCTTCTGTCGTTAACCTCAGTGCCCACAGTCCAACACATAGTAAAGCCTGACATAACAAATCCAAAAGCAAGCATGAATGGAGCAAGCATTCCTATAGGCATTCTTGTATAGATAAGCACTATCCATCCCAGGAGAGTAAGGCCTCCAGTAGCCAGCAAAGGAATCTTTCTTGTTTTAAAACGGTCTGAAAGGTATCCGATTACAAGGCCGCTTATTGCGGAACCTACAACGGCTGTCATTATATAGTTTGCAGCCTGTATTTTCTCCAGAGTGTAGGCCTGCATAAGGTAAGAAACCCCGAAGGTTCCAAGCAGTACAACATATCCTGTATATAATCCTATATATGAAAGTGATATAATCCATGTTCTCTTGTTAGACATTATAGATTTAAGTGCCGGCATAACTTTGATGTCAGAACTTACTGCAGGTCTGTTTTCAAGCTCGTCCATGCCCGGTAGCCCCATGTCTTTAGGGTCGTCTTTTACAAATAAAACAGTCAATACTGCAAAGACTATCATTGCAAGTCCCATGTATATGAAAGTGCTTCTCCAGCCAAATGTACCAACGGCAACAACAAGAGGCGTTTGTGCCAACAATGCTCCCAGGTTTGCCGACATTCCTACAAATCCAATCATAAGAGCGAAATTTCTTGAATAGAACCATCTTGATTGTATTTTTATCAGACATATAAACACTACAGAGACTCCGATTCCAACAAGGAATCTGCCTGCATATGCTACTAGTAAATTTGGCGCCATGCCAAACATTACTGATCCTGCCGCTGCTATTATCGAAAAAATTGACACTGTCTTTTTCGGCCCTATCTTATCTGCGAGTATTCCCGAGGGAATCTGCATTATGAAATATGCATAGAAGTACATGGCACCTATGTTCGCAAACTGGGCAGCACCTATATTGAATGTGCTCTCAAGGTCATTTTTTACGACTCCGGCACTCATACGGTGGAACGTTACGAACACATACACGGCCGCCAGAATTGACCATACAATCCATCTGTAGCTTTCGACTTTCTTGACATCGTCTGTTTTGATGCTTTTCTGTTTTATTGTTGATTCCATGAAACTCTCCTCCTGGTATGATGCAGTCATAGACAAATAGTAGTCTTCTACATCATTTCTAATCTATATCAAGGTTGGTAAGAGGGTTCTCCTCGGATATGTCATCCAACCATTGATACGTGTTTAAAGTTTCAAGATTTTTGTATAGTTACTTACTCCTAGACTTTGTCTGCTACATAAGGTATCATTTTCCATTGGATAGGGAAAAGGACGTTCACCTCCTAGGGAGTTGACTCTCGTTCAACGATACCCGTAACTAAGACAGTCATTCCATTCAATGAAAATTTATGTTTTAGGCTGGTTGGGAGCCCTTAAGCTATACCCGTATCACATGCCAGGTTGTGTATTCATTGTTGTTTATGGAACCCTATCGGAAGGAGTTTACTATGAATAACCGTAATTATCTGTCCGCTGGTATCGATGTCGGTTCAGCCTTCAGCTGGATGTCCATCGTCGACCAGAGCGGGACTGCAATCCAAAAACCTTTTAAGATCACACATAACAACTCGAATTCCTTGGAAAAGGCTGTTTCTGCACTAAAAAAAGCAGAAGAGCTGTATTCCATGAAATGTCGAATATTTCTGGAATCCACAGGGATTTATCATTTCCCACTCTTCTGCTTCTTGGTTGATTCTGGCTTTGACGTGTCCATAATCAATCCTATTATCACACATTCTGTGAAAAATGCAAGCATTAGAAAAGTGAAAAATGATAAAATCGATTCTCTCGGTATTGCCAAACTTGGTCTTTCTCATGATTTGCCGGTTTCTCAGTTTCCAGCAAAGCTCGTTCTTGAGCTTCGCACCCTCACTCGAAAATACTATGACCTTACGGATGAAAAATCTGCTCATATCAACAGGCTAAAGGGCTATCTGCATACTGTGTTTCCACAGTACATTGGTATTTTCAACGATATTACCGGCACCACATCCACCATGATTCTTCGCCAGTATGGTACTCCGGATAAAATACTTCGCGGCCATAAAAAAACCATGATTTCTAAAATCTCAAAAGCTTCAAGAAAAGGTATCTCCAAAGCTACTGATCGTTATGAAAAGCTTTATCAGGCCGCGCTAGCTGCTAAATCCTTTGGCTGCCAGATTGAAAGTGTCTACTTCAATATTTCACTGACGCTTGATCTGATTGAACGATTGGCTTGTGCCATTAACTCCATTATGGAGCGTATCCAGCAATTGGTTGCCTTCAATAAGAATGAGGAATTTGTCAAACAGATTTCATGGCTTAACTCCATCAAAGGCGTTGGATTTCTTTCTGCTGTAACCATCATGTGTGAGATTGGCGATTTCTCAACCTTTAGGAGTCCTAAACAGCTTTTTGCCTTCTTTGGCCTGGA
Coding sequences within it:
- a CDS encoding DNA adenine methylase; the protein is MKSKNLFPENSQATGSLFLGGGALLFHLQPQNAVLNAVNNELVNLYTVIRDQVELLIDDLKKHVNEKEYFYNIRSFDRNGKIDDLSDVERASRIIYLNKTCFNGFFKTNECGQFDAPFGSYKNPKIVNKIILRSVSEYFNRNNITFTNTSFEDALQDIEKGAFVYLAPPSVPVSDNSKFANGFTREDHMKLRELCDYLTSREINFLLSNSSDSFVHDLYRDYNIEIIEIGRNINSISSKRGQIEEVLIRNYK
- a CDS encoding TDE2712 family protein encodes the protein MLKKIKINLNVMESMLYYWEATNEKEKVGEAFIKAVAGAPEMKLTYGADFDEESARKGLSAISNREPFTPKSRNEGRFWNDNMWMLEDMDYMRAIMQPLKVLNVDSVIEEVNSKGDFGIEEVEVIFLPLHLKPYYTVGNKLIINFFTVKPDRVESKPVVVGNVELDLESREFVKIEDLKTFIASKLMELK
- a CDS encoding DUF5058 family protein, which gives rise to MKETLIIANSPMMWVLSVAIISVVVVQVLIFYRLAKHFVKDTNVLTDDEVRKSLRIGVIGTLGPAMAVFAIAVALIAQIGGPITLARVGVIGSAAFEMIAAKLGSAGTVATPDFTPQMLSAAAWVMTIGGSGWLIMVLLTNKKLDSFHEAAQRSNPLIIGYMSTFAPFVIFLTLSYKEVSKGLESSTAAPLAALVAGAVVMYIIKTAAARNESMKWMKEWAMGFAVIAGMIVGSIVG
- a CDS encoding MFS transporter, whose protein sequence is MESTIKQKSIKTDDVKKVESYRWIVWSILAAVYVFVTFHRMSAGVVKNDLESTFNIGAAQFANIGAMYFYAYFIMQIPSGILADKIGPKKTVSIFSIIAAAGSVMFGMAPNLLVAYAGRFLVGIGVSVVFICLIKIQSRWFYSRNFALMIGFVGMSANLGALLAQTPLVVAVGTFGWRSTFIYMGLAMIVFAVLTVLFVKDDPKDMGLPGMDELENRPAVSSDIKVMPALKSIMSNKRTWIISLSYIGLYTGYVVLLGTFGVSYLMQAYTLEKIQAANYIMTAVVGSAISGLVIGYLSDRFKTRKIPLLATGGLTLLGWIVLIYTRMPIGMLAPFMLAFGFVMSGFTMCWTVGTEVNDRRLAGMATGVVNCIGFLGAAVVPVIMGKILDNYQATPAVGYEKAYFVLIALMAVSFTASLFTTETKGQNIYEG
- a CDS encoding IS110 family RNA-guided transposase; the encoded protein is MNNRNYLSAGIDVGSAFSWMSIVDQSGTAIQKPFKITHNNSNSLEKAVSALKKAEELYSMKCRIFLESTGIYHFPLFCFLVDSGFDVSIINPIITHSVKNASIRKVKNDKIDSLGIAKLGLSHDLPVSQFPAKLVLELRTLTRKYYDLTDEKSAHINRLKGYLHTVFPQYIGIFNDITGTTSTMILRQYGTPDKILRGHKKTMISKISKASRKGISKATDRYEKLYQAALAAKSFGCQIESVYFNISLTLDLIERLACAINSIMERIQQLVAFNKNEEFVKQISWLNSIKGVGFLSAVTIMCEIGDFSTFRSPKQLFAFFGLDPEVNQSGNFNGTDVHMSKRGSRIARRAIFAVALASIRRKRDGEAINPYLCDYYMKKAAQKPKMVALGAIMHKICNIIFAVLRDEKGFELRSPQEHCKQYKRPTQMAA